A window from Vulcanimicrobium alpinum encodes these proteins:
- the ruvA gene encoding Holliday junction branch migration protein RuvA produces MFTRISGSLAERAGDVVRVDAGGLVYDIVLPPSVAAKVPETPGAPVELEIYPHFALEGNAGRFAFFGFSNGIEREFFEELLSVASIGPKSAARAFSAPMARIARAIDEGDHDFLKTLPGIGQQKARDIVAKLQGKVARFLLIQDAPARAAAEAPPIPEFATEALAVLLQLAYKRTEAEAMIAQTLERAPDVGDAETLLAEIYRQRHATEAGV; encoded by the coding sequence GTGTTCACCCGCATCTCCGGAAGCTTGGCGGAGCGCGCTGGCGACGTCGTTCGTGTCGACGCGGGCGGGCTCGTCTACGACATCGTACTGCCGCCCAGCGTCGCCGCGAAAGTTCCCGAGACGCCCGGCGCTCCGGTCGAACTCGAGATCTATCCGCACTTCGCGCTTGAGGGGAACGCAGGGCGTTTCGCGTTCTTCGGGTTCAGCAACGGAATCGAGCGCGAGTTCTTCGAGGAGCTGCTCTCGGTCGCATCGATAGGACCGAAATCGGCGGCCCGCGCGTTCTCCGCGCCGATGGCGCGCATCGCGCGTGCGATCGACGAAGGCGATCACGACTTTCTCAAGACGCTGCCCGGGATTGGACAGCAGAAGGCGCGCGACATCGTCGCGAAACTACAGGGAAAGGTCGCGCGCTTCTTGCTGATCCAAGACGCGCCCGCGCGCGCGGCGGCAGAAGCGCCGCCCATCCCCGAGTTCGCGACCGAAGCGCTGGCGGTGCTGCTGCAGCTCGCATACAAGCGCACCGAAGCCGAAGCGATGATCGCGCAGACGCTCGAACGCGCACCGGACGTCGGCGACGCCGAGACGCTGCTCGCGGAGATCTACCGACAGCGGCATGCGACGGAAGCCGGCGTGTGA
- a CDS encoding crossover junction endodeoxyribonuclease RuvC — MTTRRILGVDPGLRTTGYGVIDVDPPCGMRLVEGGVLQPDPKAPLEARLVQLHDAMREVVLATQPHCMVVEELWTAYEHPQTAVLMGHARGVLVLAAGAHGVRVEHVAHAAVKRALAGSGAATKAQVNGMVVQLLGLSAPPRPADVSDALALAIAFANVEAQRDRFAELGVVMTRRRSRASRLA, encoded by the coding sequence GTGACGACGCGCCGCATCCTGGGCGTCGATCCGGGCCTGCGCACGACAGGATACGGCGTGATCGACGTTGATCCGCCATGCGGGATGCGCCTTGTCGAAGGCGGCGTGCTGCAGCCCGATCCGAAGGCGCCGCTCGAAGCGCGGCTCGTCCAGCTCCACGACGCGATGCGCGAGGTCGTGCTGGCGACGCAGCCGCACTGCATGGTCGTCGAGGAGTTGTGGACCGCATACGAGCACCCGCAGACGGCGGTGCTCATGGGCCACGCGCGCGGCGTGCTCGTCCTCGCGGCCGGCGCGCACGGCGTGCGCGTCGAGCACGTCGCACATGCGGCGGTGAAACGCGCGCTCGCTGGGAGCGGCGCCGCGACGAAAGCGCAGGTCAACGGGATGGTGGTGCAATTGCTCGGCCTGAGCGCGCCGCCGCGCCCCGCCGACGTCTCCGACGCGCTCGCGCTCGCGATCGCGTTCGCGAACGTGGAAGCACAACGCGACCGCTTCGCCGAACTCGGCGTGGTGATGACCCGCCGGCGCTCGCGCGCATCCCGTCTCGCGTAA
- the pknB gene encoding Stk1 family PASTA domain-containing Ser/Thr kinase gives MQQQQLLNNRYRVDGLLGNGGMAIVYVGTDTLLRRRVAIKVLRDQYASDDDFVKRFSNEAQSAAKLSHPNIVNVFDFGHENGAYYIVMELVDGSTLGELLREERVLPEGVAVDYAIQIASGLAYAHRQGLLHRDVKPANILVTKDDVVKLSDFGIARVVSENVASVTQPGMVMGSVAYISPEQAQNHELDERSDLYSVGVVLYQMLTGALPFSGETPVAVALKHVAESPPPIDPAATGVSPAVAAIVARLLRKSPADRFASATELASALREARERPAVAPRNDAFADAPTSRFTAVKPPPRRSAAPDRPGAAAGAAVETVDDQRERSGPDPRWIVMPLLLLLAVALGFLLVRADLFAPARNIAVPDERGKSATVAQQDLLAQGLRPSVTSEPSENVTEDHVIRQDPAAGTKLAKDAVVTLVVSGGLPMVQIPDVKGYSIDDARRALAAAKLRAKKTNAVYSENAPPGQVIDVNPGAGASVRENSTVALTVSLGAKPILVPSVVNLSVDQARRRLASAGLTMTVSQSTENDAIPADRIASQVPDPQTAVTRNSTVSVVVSAGPGTASVPNVIMKDADAAQQALQAAGFTVKLGYNVDGANATQQVALQDPPAGAKLKKGSAVQLFISVPGSVPDVSGMTIDDAKRTLTAAGYKVGNVAYTDEGNVQPGQVVRSEPEASMQLTPGESVNITVLQAAPRAP, from the coding sequence TTGCAACAGCAACAGCTGCTGAACAACCGGTATCGCGTCGACGGCCTCCTCGGCAACGGGGGGATGGCCATCGTCTACGTCGGCACCGATACGCTGCTGCGCCGGCGGGTCGCGATCAAGGTGCTGCGCGACCAGTACGCCTCCGACGACGATTTTGTGAAGCGCTTCTCCAACGAAGCGCAATCGGCGGCGAAGCTCTCGCACCCGAATATCGTCAACGTGTTCGATTTCGGGCACGAAAATGGTGCCTACTACATCGTCATGGAGCTGGTCGACGGCTCGACGCTGGGCGAGCTGCTGCGCGAAGAGCGCGTCCTGCCCGAAGGCGTCGCGGTCGACTACGCGATCCAGATCGCCAGCGGCCTCGCCTACGCGCATCGCCAAGGACTGCTGCACCGCGACGTCAAGCCCGCGAACATTCTGGTCACCAAGGACGACGTCGTCAAGCTCAGCGATTTCGGGATCGCGCGCGTCGTCTCGGAGAACGTCGCCAGCGTCACGCAGCCCGGGATGGTGATGGGGAGCGTCGCGTACATCTCGCCCGAGCAGGCGCAGAACCACGAACTCGACGAGCGCAGCGATCTGTACTCGGTCGGCGTCGTGCTCTATCAGATGTTGACCGGCGCGCTGCCGTTCAGCGGCGAGACGCCGGTCGCCGTCGCGCTCAAGCACGTCGCCGAATCGCCGCCGCCGATCGACCCGGCGGCGACCGGCGTGAGCCCGGCAGTCGCCGCGATCGTGGCCCGGCTGCTGCGCAAGTCGCCGGCCGACCGTTTCGCGTCGGCGACGGAACTCGCCAGCGCGCTACGCGAGGCGCGGGAGCGGCCGGCGGTCGCGCCGCGCAACGATGCGTTCGCCGACGCCCCGACGAGCCGCTTCACCGCGGTGAAGCCGCCCCCGCGCCGCTCTGCGGCACCGGATCGTCCGGGCGCCGCCGCCGGAGCCGCGGTCGAGACCGTCGACGACCAGCGGGAACGCAGCGGCCCCGATCCGCGCTGGATCGTGATGCCGCTGCTGCTCCTGCTCGCCGTCGCGCTCGGGTTCTTGCTGGTCCGCGCCGATCTGTTCGCGCCGGCGCGCAACATCGCCGTCCCCGACGAACGCGGCAAGAGCGCGACCGTCGCGCAACAGGATCTCTTGGCGCAGGGCCTGCGTCCCAGCGTGACCAGCGAACCGAGCGAAAACGTCACCGAAGATCATGTAATCCGCCAGGATCCGGCGGCGGGAACCAAGCTTGCGAAGGACGCCGTCGTGACGCTGGTCGTCTCCGGCGGCCTGCCGATGGTGCAGATTCCGGACGTGAAAGGCTACAGCATCGACGACGCACGGCGTGCGCTCGCGGCGGCGAAACTGCGGGCGAAGAAGACCAACGCCGTCTACAGCGAAAACGCGCCGCCCGGCCAGGTCATCGACGTGAATCCCGGCGCCGGCGCGAGCGTGCGCGAGAACAGCACCGTCGCGCTGACGGTCTCGCTCGGCGCGAAGCCGATCCTCGTGCCGAGCGTCGTCAACTTGAGCGTCGACCAAGCGCGGCGCCGCCTCGCATCCGCCGGGCTCACGATGACGGTCAGCCAATCGACCGAGAACGACGCGATCCCCGCCGACCGCATCGCCTCACAGGTCCCCGATCCGCAAACGGCGGTGACGCGCAACAGCACCGTCTCGGTCGTGGTGAGCGCGGGTCCCGGCACGGCCAGCGTCCCCAACGTCATCATGAAGGACGCGGACGCCGCGCAGCAGGCGCTGCAGGCCGCGGGCTTCACGGTCAAGCTCGGCTACAACGTCGACGGAGCCAACGCGACGCAGCAGGTCGCACTGCAGGATCCGCCGGCCGGCGCCAAGCTGAAGAAGGGCAGCGCCGTGCAGCTCTTCATCAGCGTCCCCGGCTCCGTCCCCGACGTCAGCGGGATGACGATCGACGACGCGAAGCGGACGCTGACGGCCGCCGGTTACAAGGTCGGCAACGTCGCCTACACCGACGAAGGGAACGTGCAGCCGGGGCAGGTGGTGCGCAGCGAGCCTGAGGCGAGCATGCAGCTTACGCCCGGCGAGTCGGTGAACATCACCGTGCTGCAGGCCGCGCCGAGGGCGCCGTGA
- a CDS encoding peptidoglycan D,D-transpeptidase FtsI family protein: protein MFALLAARQVWLQVIEGPSLAARPLNPRHAAIAVGRGSILASDGAPLARTRGARRVYPQAALTAQAVGYASSRYGTSGLEDAYDTVLTAHADAVDPLSQLRQIVSGGARAARGADVVTTLDLTIQRALVARLAQYPRAAGVVLDPRTGAVLALASIPAYDPNALDARWSALSTSRAAPLLDRSTGGLYPPGSTFKIYTAAVGLDSGVITRDSTFEDDGGLRIGNFTVRNDEEEVTGTQDLTGAFALSSNVDFAQIALRIGVDRWFAYAQRFGLGQSEEFDLPVTRDRIPAKKDVYDGILAQLGFGQASLLVTPMRMALIGATIANDGTTPRPYLVRRIAGSETALATRPEILAQPVSAETAHQVRELMIAVVAHGTGTAARLPGVTVAGKTGTATNPHGRSHAWFVAFAPARAPRVAVAVVVENVGYGGTYAAPIAREVLRVALARSRS from the coding sequence TTGTTCGCGCTGCTCGCGGCGCGGCAGGTGTGGCTGCAGGTGATCGAGGGCCCGTCGCTTGCGGCCCGGCCGCTCAACCCGCGACACGCCGCGATCGCGGTCGGTCGCGGCTCGATCCTCGCCTCCGATGGGGCGCCGCTCGCACGCACGCGCGGCGCGCGGCGGGTCTACCCGCAGGCGGCGCTGACGGCGCAGGCGGTCGGCTATGCATCGTCGCGCTACGGCACCTCGGGGCTCGAGGACGCCTACGACACCGTCCTCACCGCGCACGCGGATGCGGTCGACCCGCTCTCCCAGCTCCGTCAGATCGTCAGCGGGGGCGCGCGCGCCGCACGCGGCGCCGACGTCGTCACGACGCTCGATCTGACGATCCAGCGGGCTCTCGTCGCGCGTCTCGCGCAGTATCCGCGTGCGGCGGGGGTCGTCCTCGATCCGCGCACCGGCGCGGTCCTCGCGCTCGCGTCGATCCCTGCGTACGATCCGAACGCGCTCGACGCGCGCTGGAGCGCGCTCAGCACGAGCCGCGCGGCGCCGCTGCTCGACCGCTCGACGGGCGGGCTGTATCCTCCGGGCTCGACCTTCAAAATCTACACGGCGGCGGTCGGACTCGATTCGGGCGTGATCACGCGCGACTCGACGTTCGAGGACGACGGCGGCTTGCGGATCGGCAACTTCACCGTACGCAACGATGAAGAAGAGGTGACCGGGACGCAGGATCTCACCGGCGCGTTCGCGCTGAGTTCCAACGTCGACTTCGCGCAGATCGCGCTGCGCATCGGCGTCGATCGCTGGTTCGCGTACGCGCAGCGTTTCGGCTTGGGTCAAAGCGAGGAGTTCGACCTCCCGGTGACCCGCGACCGGATCCCCGCGAAGAAGGACGTGTATGACGGGATTCTCGCTCAGCTGGGCTTCGGGCAGGCGTCGCTGCTGGTAACGCCGATGCGGATGGCGCTCATCGGCGCGACGATCGCCAACGACGGCACGACCCCGCGGCCCTATCTGGTCCGCCGGATCGCCGGGAGCGAGACGGCGCTGGCGACACGCCCGGAGATTCTCGCTCAGCCGGTCTCCGCCGAGACCGCGCACCAGGTGCGCGAGCTCATGATCGCGGTCGTGGCGCACGGCACCGGGACCGCGGCGCGGCTCCCCGGCGTCACCGTCGCCGGCAAGACCGGGACGGCGACCAACCCCCACGGCCGCTCGCATGCGTGGTTCGTCGCGTTCGCGCCGGCACGTGCGCCGCGCGTCGCGGTCGCCGTGGTCGTGGAGAACGTCGGGTACGGCGGAACCTATGCCGCGCCGATCGCACGCGAGGTTCTGCGGGTCGCGCTCGCCCGTTCGCGAAGTTAG
- a CDS encoding TonB-dependent receptor, whose protein sequence is MQARGRIDNLIGVASSAAEGFVGHSELEERPILRPGELLETVPGVVISQHSGEGKANQYYLRGFNLDHGTDIAITIGGVPANMRTHAHGQGYSDVNWLIPETVNYVNFRKGTYHAADGDFSTAGAVEMTYFNVLPHDLVSVNGGPYGQARILLARSPSVGPQTHLLYALEYQHADNTALEPDNYRKFNGLVRWSRQDGDALWGITAQGYQANWMSSDQIPLRAVQKGLIDRFGQIDPTDGGRTHRYVLSGDYTSDDARSTTRFGAYAMDYGLHLFSDFTYFLNDPVNGDQFNQNDQRLVLGANLSRTWKTPVAENTIGYQFRNDNITPVSLMLSRAQRVIGTTRIDHVVETSNGVYLQTAQHLSKRLRMTAGLRADEFRFRVTDLRPQNSGDVSASILSPKLAFAYTAGRTMELYADFGTGFHSNDARGITERVDPGTGSITDPGSGQIVEGATPLVRAQGAEIGARFAFGQKVRSTFSLWNLNLASELVFQGDAGTTSPGRPSHRFGVEVANFWEPAPGITYDFDYASSAAKFTNFDPVGSLIPGSIKDVLTIGATAEGRRAFGSLRVRYFGPRPLIEAGTVHSNPTTTINVQAGVKPTGTTRFGIDVFNLLNAKASDIDYYYNSSLPSDPAYTKPGYAGPCPIDQCGAGVPDVHFHPIERRLLRLTFTKTF, encoded by the coding sequence GTGCAGGCGCGCGGCCGGATCGACAACCTCATCGGGGTCGCGTCGTCAGCCGCCGAGGGCTTCGTGGGTCATTCGGAACTCGAGGAACGTCCGATCCTGCGTCCTGGGGAGTTGCTCGAAACGGTGCCCGGCGTCGTGATCTCACAGCATTCCGGCGAGGGCAAGGCCAATCAATACTACTTGCGGGGCTTCAACCTCGATCACGGGACCGACATCGCGATCACCATCGGCGGCGTCCCGGCCAACATGCGCACGCACGCGCACGGCCAGGGGTACTCCGACGTCAACTGGTTGATCCCCGAAACGGTGAACTACGTGAACTTCCGCAAGGGGACGTACCACGCCGCCGACGGCGATTTTTCGACCGCCGGCGCGGTCGAGATGACATACTTCAACGTGTTGCCGCACGACTTGGTCAGCGTGAACGGCGGACCCTACGGTCAAGCGCGAATCCTGCTCGCACGCTCGCCGAGCGTCGGCCCGCAAACCCATCTTCTCTATGCTCTCGAATATCAGCACGCCGACAATACGGCGCTCGAGCCGGACAACTACCGCAAATTCAACGGACTGGTGCGCTGGAGCCGTCAGGACGGGGACGCGCTCTGGGGGATCACTGCGCAGGGATATCAGGCGAACTGGATGTCGTCAGATCAAATTCCTCTGCGCGCCGTGCAGAAAGGCCTGATCGATCGTTTCGGGCAAATCGATCCGACGGACGGCGGTCGAACGCACCGTTACGTGCTCTCCGGCGACTATACGAGCGACGACGCTCGATCGACCACGCGCTTCGGTGCGTACGCGATGGACTACGGCCTGCACCTGTTCTCCGACTTCACCTATTTCTTGAACGATCCCGTGAATGGGGATCAGTTCAATCAAAACGATCAGCGGCTCGTGCTCGGCGCGAACCTGAGCCGCACCTGGAAAACGCCGGTCGCAGAGAACACGATCGGCTATCAGTTCCGCAACGACAATATCACCCCCGTCTCGCTGATGCTTTCGCGCGCGCAGCGCGTGATCGGGACCACCAGGATCGATCACGTCGTCGAGACCAGCAACGGCGTCTATCTTCAGACGGCGCAACATCTCTCCAAGCGCCTTCGCATGACGGCGGGCTTGCGAGCAGATGAATTCCGCTTCCGCGTCACGGACCTTCGCCCGCAGAATTCCGGCGACGTTTCCGCGTCGATTCTCAGCCCGAAGCTCGCGTTCGCCTACACGGCCGGCCGAACGATGGAATTGTACGCGGATTTCGGCACGGGTTTCCATAGCAACGACGCACGTGGGATCACCGAGCGCGTCGACCCGGGAACCGGATCGATTACGGACCCGGGAAGCGGTCAAATCGTCGAGGGCGCGACGCCCCTGGTCCGCGCCCAAGGAGCGGAGATCGGCGCGCGTTTTGCGTTCGGTCAAAAGGTGCGTTCCACGTTTTCTCTTTGGAACTTGAACCTCGCCTCCGAACTCGTCTTTCAGGGTGATGCAGGGACCACGTCTCCGGGCCGCCCGAGCCACCGCTTCGGCGTCGAAGTTGCAAACTTTTGGGAACCTGCGCCCGGCATCACCTACGATTTCGATTACGCGTCGTCGGCGGCGAAGTTCACCAACTTCGATCCGGTCGGCAGCCTGATCCCCGGATCGATCAAGGACGTTCTTACCATCGGCGCCACCGCAGAGGGCCGCCGGGCGTTCGGCAGCCTGCGCGTACGCTACTTCGGCCCGCGTCCCCTGATCGAAGCCGGCACCGTGCACTCCAACCCCACCACGACCATCAACGTGCAGGCCGGGGTGAAGCCGACCGGTACGACGCGTTTCGGAATCGATGTCTTCAACCTACTCAACGCGAAGGCGAGCGACATCGACTACTATTACAACTCGTCCCTGCCGAGCGACCCGGCATACACCAAACCGGGCTATGCCGGGCCTTGTCCGATCGACCAATGCGGGGCCGGCGTCCCGGACGTGCATTTCCACCCGATCGAGCGGCGCCTGCTGCGGCTGACCTTCACGAAGACGTTCTAG
- a CDS encoding IS5 family transposase: MRTHDEQRASVWTTLQPEDTVPADHPLRPMRAMVNEILRELSPEFSKLYSRRGRPSIAPEKLLRALLLQMFYSIRSEPMLLEQLRYNLLFRWFVGLSMDDKIWDPSTFSKNRDRFLNGEISERFFAAVVERARADELLSNEHFTVDGTLIEAWASHKSFRPKSDDEPPTSSGGRNEGVNFRGRPRSNETHVSSTDPDARLYRKSSGAPAILGYLGHALMENRNGLIVGVKTTRATGIAEREAALELIRGVSGSNRITLGADKAYDTKDFVEALRALNVTPHVAQNTTRRRSAIDRRTIRHPGYTVSQRRRRLIEESFGWGKTIGRLRKVHFRGLDLVGDIVRWTAAAYNLIRIRNLRAAT, from the coding sequence ATGCGGACTCATGATGAGCAGCGTGCATCCGTTTGGACGACGTTGCAGCCGGAAGACACCGTGCCCGCCGATCATCCGTTGCGCCCGATGCGCGCGATGGTCAACGAAATTCTGCGCGAACTCTCGCCGGAGTTCTCCAAGCTCTACTCCCGACGGGGCCGGCCATCGATCGCGCCGGAGAAGCTGCTGCGAGCCTTGCTGTTGCAAATGTTCTACTCGATCCGCAGCGAGCCGATGCTGCTGGAGCAGTTGCGTTACAATTTGCTCTTTCGTTGGTTCGTGGGCTTGAGCATGGACGACAAGATCTGGGACCCCTCGACGTTCAGCAAGAACCGCGATCGGTTCTTGAATGGCGAAATCTCCGAGCGGTTCTTCGCCGCCGTGGTCGAGCGGGCGCGTGCCGACGAACTGCTCTCGAACGAGCATTTCACCGTCGATGGGACGCTAATCGAGGCGTGGGCCAGCCACAAGAGCTTTCGGCCCAAGTCGGACGACGAACCGCCGACCTCGAGCGGCGGTCGCAACGAGGGCGTGAACTTTCGTGGCCGGCCGCGCAGCAACGAGACGCACGTCTCGAGTACCGATCCGGACGCGCGGTTGTACCGCAAGAGCAGCGGCGCGCCGGCGATTCTCGGCTATCTCGGACATGCTCTGATGGAGAATCGCAACGGCTTGATAGTCGGCGTGAAGACCACTCGCGCGACCGGGATCGCCGAACGCGAAGCAGCGCTGGAATTGATTCGCGGGGTCAGCGGAAGCAACCGAATCACGCTCGGTGCCGACAAGGCGTACGATACCAAAGACTTTGTCGAGGCGTTGCGAGCGCTCAACGTGACGCCGCACGTTGCTCAAAATACGACCCGTCGCCGCAGCGCGATCGACCGCCGAACCATCCGCCATCCGGGCTACACGGTGAGTCAACGCAGGCGCAGGTTGATCGAGGAGAGCTTCGGGTGGGGCAAGACGATCGGCCGATTGCGCAAGGTGCATTTCCGCGGGCTTGATCTGGTCGGCGACATTGTGCGCTGGACGGCCGCGGCGTACAACTTGATCAGGATACGCAATCTGAGGGCCGCGACATGA
- a CDS encoding permease, which yields MLVAKLGEALLLALGMAWQVGWSLVLGFAFSGAVQALVSKQRMQNLLGRAGVREIAIATGFGAASSSCSYAAAAMSKTLFKKGAALVPSLAFLFSSTNLVIELGIVLWLLMGWQFTAAEWIGGLILIAVMTVLVKLTYPKALVDEARRHVDEATGHDHGSMEGEGASLAERLRSPETRIAIAQNFSMDVSMLWKDLLGGFLIAGALAAFVPDGAWTRLFLHGAPPAVQTVGNAIIGPVIAILSFVCSIGNVPLAAVLWTSGISFGGVLAFLYADLIVLPLLDVYRRYYGLRMALYIFAIFFTTMAFSAIVMDGAFSALHLVPKPNPNIRHDLTMFAFNYTFWLNLAFGALAVYLWLLDRAHPMQHGCHGAHEMTAPSSRLMKNRPS from the coding sequence ATGCTCGTCGCGAAGCTGGGCGAAGCGCTGCTGCTGGCGCTCGGAATGGCGTGGCAGGTCGGCTGGAGCCTCGTCCTGGGCTTTGCGTTCTCAGGCGCGGTGCAGGCGCTGGTCTCGAAGCAGCGGATGCAAAACCTGCTCGGCCGCGCCGGCGTGCGGGAGATCGCGATCGCGACGGGGTTCGGCGCGGCGAGCTCGTCGTGTTCGTATGCGGCCGCCGCGATGAGCAAGACCCTCTTCAAGAAAGGCGCGGCGCTCGTTCCGAGCCTGGCATTCCTGTTCTCCTCGACGAACTTGGTGATCGAACTCGGGATCGTGCTGTGGCTGCTGATGGGCTGGCAGTTCACCGCGGCGGAGTGGATCGGCGGCCTTATCTTGATCGCCGTGATGACCGTGCTGGTGAAGCTCACCTATCCGAAGGCGCTGGTCGACGAGGCGCGCCGTCACGTCGACGAAGCGACCGGCCACGATCACGGTTCGATGGAAGGCGAAGGTGCGTCGCTTGCGGAGCGGCTGCGCAGTCCGGAGACGCGGATCGCGATCGCGCAGAACTTCAGCATGGACGTCTCGATGCTGTGGAAGGATCTGCTGGGCGGGTTCCTCATCGCCGGCGCGCTGGCGGCGTTCGTCCCCGACGGCGCGTGGACGCGGCTCTTTCTGCACGGCGCGCCGCCGGCGGTGCAGACCGTCGGAAATGCGATCATCGGACCGGTCATCGCGATCCTCTCGTTCGTCTGCTCGATCGGCAACGTCCCCCTTGCCGCAGTGCTGTGGACGAGCGGGATCTCGTTCGGAGGCGTGCTCGCATTTCTCTACGCCGACCTGATCGTGCTCCCGCTGCTCGACGTGTACCGGCGCTATTACGGCCTGCGCATGGCGCTGTACATCTTCGCGATCTTCTTTACGACGATGGCGTTCTCCGCGATCGTGATGGACGGCGCGTTCTCGGCGCTGCATCTCGTCCCCAAGCCCAATCCGAACATCCGGCACGATCTCACGATGTTCGCGTTCAACTACACGTTCTGGCTCAACCTGGCGTTCGGCGCGCTCGCGGTCTACCTCTGGCTGCTCGATCGCGCGCACCCGATGCAGCACGGCTGCCACGGCGCGCACGAAATGACCGCTCCGTCTAGCAGGCTGATGAAAAATCGGCCGAGTTGA
- a CDS encoding metal-sensitive transcriptional regulator has translation MPRKASRPKTSSLDPQRKADVLNRLKTIRGVTDGIYRMVDDNVYCMQVVKQISAARASLDRVARIMLENHVATCFVEQVRAGEGRDAVAELMETLNFQKDLV, from the coding sequence ATGCCCCGCAAAGCTTCCCGTCCCAAAACCAGCAGCCTCGATCCGCAGCGCAAAGCCGACGTACTCAACCGGCTCAAGACGATCCGCGGCGTCACCGACGGGATCTACCGGATGGTCGACGACAACGTCTACTGCATGCAGGTCGTCAAGCAGATCTCCGCCGCGCGCGCGAGCCTGGACCGCGTCGCGCGCATCATGCTGGAGAACCACGTCGCGACCTGCTTCGTCGAGCAGGTCCGGGCGGGCGAAGGACGCGACGCCGTCGCTGAACTGATGGAGACGCTGAACTTCCAGAAAGACCTCGTCTGA
- a CDS encoding TRAP transporter substrate-binding protein DctP: MSKKDIHPFEKIWENGMRQITSGGKPVHNLADLSGMKIRTPNSRFALDLFKSLGAAPVAMNFSELYTSLQTHVVDGQENPLANIEFARFFEVQKYLSLSSHMWGGYWLLANGDWWKAIPTNLQDVVSRNAVKVAERQRSDIQKLNDSLVVKLKSQGMTVNEVAAADRAAMKAKLADYYARWKKEFGDTAWGLMEGYTGKLG, from the coding sequence ATCTCGAAGAAAGACATCCACCCATTCGAAAAGATCTGGGAGAACGGGATGCGCCAGATCACCTCCGGCGGGAAACCCGTGCACAATCTCGCCGACCTCTCCGGGATGAAGATCCGCACGCCGAACAGCCGCTTCGCCCTGGACCTCTTCAAGTCGCTCGGCGCCGCGCCCGTCGCGATGAACTTCAGCGAGCTCTATACGTCGCTGCAGACGCACGTCGTCGATGGTCAGGAAAACCCGCTCGCGAACATCGAGTTCGCGCGCTTCTTCGAAGTGCAGAAGTACCTCAGCCTGAGCTCCCACATGTGGGGCGGGTACTGGCTGCTCGCCAACGGCGACTGGTGGAAGGCAATCCCGACGAACTTGCAAGACGTCGTCTCGCGTAACGCCGTCAAGGTCGCCGAGCGTCAGCGCTCCGACATTCAAAAGCTCAATGACTCTCTCGTCGTGAAGCTCAAGAGCCAAGGGATGACCGTGAACGAGGTCGCCGCCGCCGATCGCGCCGCGATGAAGGCAAAGCTCGCCGACTACTACGCGCGCTGGAAGAAAGAGTTCGGCGACACCGCATGGGGCCTCATGGAAGGCTATACCGGGAAGCTCGGCTAG
- a CDS encoding transposase has product MQSSNGTVSTEIKATSSPQKPQRRRFSAAEKLRIVREADARPAGTIGAFLRREGIYSSQLYAWRRQRDQGDLDPGAVRQRAKAKMQADEVAQRLKELERENRKLRRQLARAELINDIQKKFAGLLGVDLESPETNENAE; this is encoded by the coding sequence ATGCAGTCCTCGAACGGAACCGTTTCAACGGAAATCAAGGCAACCAGTTCACCCCAAAAACCTCAGCGACGTCGGTTCTCCGCCGCCGAGAAGCTGCGCATCGTGCGCGAGGCTGATGCGCGTCCAGCCGGCACGATCGGAGCGTTTCTCCGGCGCGAAGGTATTTACTCATCGCAGCTCTATGCCTGGCGAAGGCAGCGCGATCAAGGCGACCTCGATCCAGGTGCGGTGCGCCAACGTGCAAAAGCCAAAATGCAAGCCGACGAGGTTGCGCAGCGGCTCAAAGAACTCGAGCGGGAAAACCGGAAACTCCGTCGCCAGTTGGCGCGCGCCGAGCTCATAAACGATATCCAAAAAAAATTTGCGGGGCTCCTGGGCGTCGATCTGGAGAGCCCCGAGACGAACGAGAACGCAGAATGA